A single genomic interval of Carettochelys insculpta isolate YL-2023 chromosome 28, ASM3395843v1, whole genome shotgun sequence harbors:
- the LOC142002762 gene encoding gasdermin-A2-like, whose product MFARLTKNLTQELDSDGRLIPVSSLASVDSYRLFCLVMKEQSRLPLKPRKYLATPYTLSDVLKEGTTLDAEVKYEDLLLYSKIVEHEAGGKLGLNLQPTEVDFGGSGKSSFSISLTSVRKTCIVKKEEWKIDISHKFIKEFSDSPRKLYVVTEAFDLKEPLLVEKMTQAGGKAVIRAWEIGGIKGRGKSVKKKTMLIPQGTVLAYVVQPLNIQKEKILCVCNCSRNMKSSFVYDGFQSEPASSLTGFQNVKGAIEKECKQLMYLSQDFKIKLLGTFKSFLQDGDVISTVKTVLELFLAGGLPKPSMMDLLDEILRPQVENLLNDLGVYAGEKEEARALWRLVHFLCSSLEDLDYETLPLLKTCLEENMVAKQLELMDGILEWILSSDKESVFILPSSLTEEMNLTAEMLCSCGLTLQSDRPSLACLWNKAAQSHLTALYAALYAFWMLS is encoded by the exons ATGTTTGCTAGATTGACCAAGAATCTCACACAAGAGCTGGACTCTGATGGGAGGCTCATTCCTGTATCCAGCTTGGCTAGTGTTGATAGTTACAGACTCTTCTGTTTGGTGATGAAGGAGCAGTCCAGACTGCCTTTGAAACCCAGAAAATATCTTGCCACCCCCTACACTCTTTCAGATGTACTCAAAGAGGGAACAACTTTGGATGCAG AGGTGAAATATGAGGATCTGCTTCTGTATTCCAAGATTGTGGAGCATGAAGCAGGAGGAAAACTTGGCCTTAATTTACAGCCTACTGAGGTCGATTTTGGTGGCTCAGGGAAAAGTTCGTTTTCAATCTCTTTGACATCAGTGAGAAAAACCTGCATAGTTAAAAAAGAAGAGTG GAAAATCGACATATCGCACAAGTTCATAAAGGAGTTCTCAGACTCCCCTAGGAAGCTGTATGTTGTGACCGAGGCCTTTGATTTAAAGGAACCATTGCTTGTTGAGAAGATGACCCAGGCAGGAGGCAAAGCTGTGATCAGAGCATGGGAAATAGGTGGAATAAAG GGTCGGGGCAAGAGCGTTAAAAAGAAGACAATGCTGATTCCCCAGGGCACAGTGCTGGCATATGTAGTACAGCCCCTGAATATCCAGAAAGAGAAAATTTTGT GTGTCTGTAATTGTTCAAGAAACATGAAATCTTCATTTGTTTATGATG GCTTTCAGAGTGAGCCAGCATCTTCACTAACAG GATTTCAGAATGTGAAGGGTGCTATCGAAAAAGAATGCAAGCAGCTGATGTACCTGAGTCAAGATTTCAAGATCAAACTGCTGGGAACCTTTAAGAGCTTTCTGCAGGATGGTGATGTTATATCAACTGTTAAGACGGTG CTGGAGCTTTTTTTGGCAGGGGGGCTGCCAAAGCCCTCAATGATGGACTTGTTGGATGAAATTCTCCGGCCTCAGGTGGAAAATTTGCTTAATGATTTAGGAGTTTATGCCGGTGAGAAAGAGGAAGCCCGTGCACTATGGCGACTGGTGCACTTCCTGTGTTCTTCTTTAGAAG ATCTGGACTATGAAACACTGCCCCTGCTTAAGACCTGCCTAGAGGAGAATATGGTGGCCAAGCAGCTGGAACTG atgGATGGCATCTTGGAGTGGATTCTTTCCAGTGACAAAGAAAGTGTCTTCATCCTGCCCAGTTCTCTGACAGAAGAAATGAATTTAACTGCAGAAATGTTGTGTAGCTGTGGACTGACTCTGCAGTCAGACAGACCCTCTCTGGCCTGCCTGTGGAATAAGGCAGCCCAATCACACCTGACTGCACTGTATGCAGCCTTATATGCTTTCTGGATGTTAAGTTAG